The following are encoded together in the Arcticibacterium luteifluviistationis genome:
- a CDS encoding ATP-binding protein — protein sequence MIKKHTFLILAILSFAAAFLSRQLLEENSPKASEKHYGEAVQKKVLQSLELADTELTEITGLFQKSTEVNFAELNLQTTFPYFIFKEGKLIYWSDHRYIPEYSWVSGIFNDGLLAKSNHISLVKKQSFYYRKEKIELISLIPVYQKYRNENDYLKSGFDKRILPTSPLTIENTANSFAYLNIHDANERFLFSVVPPRSENLNSSEITTQTLILTILGLIFLGIYTVLIISRLIRSQNIELAAFFLLLYLVLTRWFMLANSLPFSIYNWDLFNPKFFAINKISPSLGDLIVNVTLLGIFIFFFVAYFYRSKLHSNLVRSSPTFKSTISVVTLILSVTCTLYVFNRLSSIYENSSFLLDLSFTTSFSQLKIAAILFFILLGFVFFLTQHFLINTFLRLNVNKKTGITHWLYGSLLSCFIILYLGQISWIYVIGCLYFLIVYYFKLTRFLHSFKYNTSIYFFLGAFIYTLITVVVIRNESAKKNVFDKQNYGLRYLAENDALGEGLLNKVIQGIKADTNVQSSIKRELLPKQAVEALVKEKHLDLYFDKYNTSVLSFDRNGKQLGIEDDLPSLFDFESKYKQDKYKTDNPNIYFVNETGIQFIKQYIIFVALKESAGTVLLDLKLRDGYAESVYPELLMEKRFVQNPDSKNYSYAIFNENNDFVYTSGSFNYLKSADPQILKNPELFTTGLQIDDYDHLGVKGQNGRKIIISSERNIFISLLSDFSFLYLFLVLIISFLILIYAIRIGLRKLKMNFSTKIQIYLNAAFLLPFLLILFAIIGVIRSTLLTIQSNFYLENTKNIGSTVRLHLQNLDEGKSSAEFFKQEINKLAQDTKSDINYFDLDGKLAYSSRPLIYEYNLLSNRINPQAYQGIIEEHENETLLNESLGELKYKAVYLSIKNKQNKPLGVIGIPFFDSSNTLELQLKEVFTTILSICIALFLILLILSYFASNHLTNPLKMVARKITKTSLNKLNEPIIWEADDEIGVLTKSYNNMLKMLEESKDALSQSEKQTAWREMAKQVAHEIKNPLTPMKLSIQQLQRTLPSLDEKSQKRIERALSSLTEQIDNISEIANSFSEFAKMPVPRSEVFELSSLVQKTSYLYAQNNKVDVSFTAEENKLYVRSDHQLINRVITNLIINGIQSVTEDRKPKIEVNVYRNDKDKFAIIEVKDNGSGIPENVRNKVFIPNFSTKIGGSGLGLAMAKRGVEHSGGNIWFETEIGQGTTFYVDLPLANEI from the coding sequence TTGATAAAAAAACATACTTTTTTAATACTGGCTATACTCAGTTTTGCAGCGGCATTTCTGAGTAGACAGCTGTTAGAGGAAAACAGTCCGAAAGCTTCCGAAAAACATTATGGCGAGGCGGTTCAAAAAAAGGTACTACAAAGCCTTGAACTAGCAGACACCGAACTCACAGAAATTACTGGTCTTTTTCAAAAGAGCACCGAGGTCAATTTTGCTGAGCTAAACCTTCAAACAACATTTCCATACTTCATTTTTAAGGAAGGTAAATTAATATATTGGTCTGACCATCGCTATATTCCAGAATACAGCTGGGTTTCAGGTATTTTCAATGACGGTCTTTTAGCTAAAAGCAATCACATAAGCCTTGTTAAAAAACAATCTTTCTACTACCGTAAAGAGAAAATTGAGCTGATCTCTCTGATTCCCGTTTATCAAAAATACCGAAACGAAAACGATTACTTAAAATCGGGTTTTGATAAAAGAATTTTACCTACAAGCCCACTTACTATTGAAAATACAGCAAACAGTTTTGCTTATCTAAATATTCATGACGCCAATGAACGATTTCTTTTCTCTGTAGTTCCACCAAGAAGCGAAAACCTAAATTCCAGTGAGATAACAACTCAAACACTAATTTTAACAATTCTTGGGCTAATTTTCTTGGGAATTTATACCGTCTTAATAATTTCCAGACTCATCCGTAGTCAAAACATAGAATTAGCTGCTTTCTTTTTGCTCTTATATTTAGTCTTGACTAGATGGTTTATGCTTGCCAATAGCCTACCATTTTCAATATATAATTGGGATCTGTTTAATCCGAAATTTTTTGCGATCAACAAAATCTCCCCTTCATTAGGCGACCTCATAGTAAATGTAACCTTGCTGGGAATATTCATTTTCTTCTTTGTGGCGTACTTTTATAGGTCCAAACTCCATAGTAATTTAGTAAGATCTTCGCCCACCTTTAAAAGTACCATTTCTGTAGTTACGCTAATTCTTAGTGTAACATGTACCCTCTATGTTTTCAACCGACTATCTTCAATTTATGAAAACTCCTCGTTCCTTTTAGACCTATCATTTACTACATCATTCAGCCAATTAAAAATTGCGGCTATCCTATTTTTCATTCTATTAGGTTTTGTCTTTTTCCTAACACAGCATTTTTTAATAAATACATTTTTAAGGCTTAACGTCAATAAAAAAACTGGAATAACTCATTGGCTATATGGCTCGTTACTTTCCTGTTTTATAATACTTTACCTTGGTCAAATCTCATGGATTTATGTTATAGGCTGTCTATACTTTCTAATTGTCTATTATTTCAAACTGACTAGATTTCTTCATTCTTTTAAGTACAATACGTCTATTTACTTTTTTCTTGGAGCTTTTATTTACACGCTAATAACCGTTGTAGTTATTAGAAATGAGTCGGCAAAAAAGAATGTGTTTGACAAGCAAAATTATGGTCTCAGATACCTTGCAGAAAACGATGCCTTGGGCGAAGGCTTACTTAACAAAGTTATTCAGGGAATTAAAGCTGACACTAACGTTCAAAGCAGCATTAAAAGGGAGCTATTACCAAAACAAGCTGTAGAAGCTCTTGTTAAAGAAAAACACCTTGATCTTTACTTTGATAAATACAATACTAGTGTACTTTCCTTTGACCGGAACGGAAAACAACTAGGCATAGAAGATGATTTACCTAGCCTTTTTGATTTCGAAAGCAAATACAAACAAGACAAATACAAAACTGACAATCCGAATATCTATTTCGTAAATGAAACTGGCATTCAGTTTATAAAGCAATATATAATTTTTGTCGCACTAAAAGAAAGTGCGGGAACCGTCCTTTTAGACTTAAAGCTAAGAGATGGCTATGCAGAAAGCGTTTACCCTGAATTACTAATGGAAAAAAGGTTTGTACAAAACCCAGATTCCAAGAATTATAGTTACGCTATTTTTAATGAGAATAATGATTTTGTTTATACCAGTGGGAGTTTCAATTATTTAAAATCAGCAGACCCACAAATTTTAAAAAATCCAGAGCTATTTACAACAGGTCTACAGATTGACGACTATGACCATTTAGGTGTAAAAGGACAAAACGGACGTAAAATCATAATATCTTCCGAAAGAAACATTTTCATTTCTTTGCTTTCTGACTTCTCTTTTCTTTATCTTTTCTTGGTACTAATTATTTCATTCTTAATTCTAATTTATGCCATAAGAATTGGGCTAAGAAAGCTCAAAATGAATTTCTCTACCAAGATTCAGATATATTTAAATGCCGCCTTTTTACTGCCCTTTTTACTCATTTTATTTGCTATTATTGGTGTAATTAGAAGTACGCTACTTACTATTCAGAGTAACTTCTATCTAGAAAACACTAAAAATATAGGCTCTACAGTTAGGCTACATTTACAAAATTTAGATGAGGGTAAGAGTAGTGCTGAGTTTTTTAAACAAGAAATTAATAAACTAGCTCAGGATACTAAGTCCGACATTAACTACTTTGATTTAGACGGAAAACTAGCCTATAGTTCTAGGCCTTTAATTTATGAATACAACTTACTTTCGAATAGAATAAACCCTCAAGCATATCAGGGAATAATAGAAGAACATGAGAATGAGACTCTTCTTAATGAATCGCTAGGGGAACTGAAATATAAAGCTGTTTATCTATCAATTAAGAACAAACAGAATAAACCATTGGGTGTAATTGGAATTCCATTTTTTGATTCGTCAAATACCTTGGAATTACAATTAAAGGAGGTATTCACTACCATTTTGAGTATTTGTATCGCTCTCTTTTTAATACTTCTGATTTTGTCATATTTCGCATCTAACCACCTGACCAACCCATTAAAAATGGTTGCTAGGAAAATCACTAAAACAAGTTTAAACAAGTTAAATGAACCAATAATTTGGGAGGCCGATGATGAAATAGGTGTACTTACAAAGTCTTATAATAACATGCTCAAGATGTTAGAAGAAAGTAAAGACGCCCTTTCACAAAGTGAAAAGCAAACAGCATGGAGAGAAATGGCAAAACAGGTGGCTCATGAGATAAAGAACCCACTGACGCCTATGAAGTTATCTATTCAGCAGCTTCAGCGAACCCTTCCTTCGTTAGATGAGAAATCTCAAAAAAGGATAGAAAGAGCTTTAAGCTCGCTGACGGAGCAAATTGACAACATCTCAGAAATTGCCAACTCCTTTTCTGAGTTTGCAAAAATGCCTGTTCCACGAAGCGAGGTATTTGAACTTTCTAGCCTTGTTCAAAAAACGTCATACCTATATGCTCAAAATAATAAGGTAGACGTTTCATTCACTGCCGAAGAGAATAAACTCTATGTAAGAAGCGACCATCAATTAATAAACAGGGTCATTACTAACCTTATTATTAATGGCATACAGTCTGTCACAGAAGACAGAAAGCCTAAGATAGAAGTCAACGTTTACCGTAATGACAAAGATAAATTTGCCATTATAGAGGTAAAAGATAACGGAAGTGGCATACCTGAAAATGTCAGAAACAAAGTATTTATCCCAAATTTTAGCACCAAAATAGGTGGCTCTGGCCTAGGTTTAGCCATGGCTAAACGTGGCGTAGAGCATAGTGGTGGTAATATCTGGTTTGAAACAGAAATTGGGCAAGGCACTACTTTCTACGTTGACTTACCACTGGCAAACGAAATTTAG
- a CDS encoding DUF7935 family protein gives MEIMVELLKTIIPLGLLMMGMYFLAKTFLNKQYEQRKLELNSKAKETITPLKLQAYERMTLFLERITPNYMLLRLYERAELVGDFQAILLKEIREEYYHNLAQQIYVSPETWEEIKNAMNDMLALVNQSAAELKPDDAAINLSKKIFDKVVNEDIDPTKKPLLMLKLEVQNLFE, from the coding sequence ATGGAAATAATGGTAGAACTGTTGAAAACGATAATCCCTTTGGGCTTATTGATGATGGGAATGTATTTTTTAGCGAAGACTTTTTTGAATAAACAGTATGAGCAAAGGAAGTTAGAATTAAACAGTAAGGCGAAGGAAACTATAACGCCTTTGAAGTTACAAGCATACGAAAGAATGACGCTTTTTTTAGAGCGAATTACACCTAATTATATGCTCCTGAGATTGTATGAAAGGGCAGAGTTAGTTGGTGATTTTCAAGCTATTTTGTTAAAGGAGATAAGAGAAGAGTATTACCATAACCTTGCACAACAGATTTATGTTTCTCCTGAGACTTGGGAAGAAATCAAAAATGCCATGAATGATATGCTTGCTTTGGTTAACCAGTCTGCAGCGGAACTTAAACCCGATGATGCGGCTATCAACCTTTCGAAGAAGATTTTTGATAAAGTAGTGAATGAGGATATTGATCCTACTAAGAAACCTTTGTTGATGTTGAAATTAGAAGTTCAAAATCTATTTGAATAA
- a CDS encoding YtxH domain-containing protein produces MAVTSKHLATFILGAAAGVAMHKYLQTEEGEKLMEDLKTKGTELKEEAEGAIEKAPEYFEELKGEASNKLADTLAMLKEKFPEAEEMLKDIIGGTKPKTT; encoded by the coding sequence ATGGCAGTTACATCAAAACATTTAGCAACATTTATACTTGGAGCGGCAGCTGGAGTAGCAATGCATAAGTACCTTCAAACAGAAGAGGGAGAAAAACTTATGGAAGATTTAAAAACAAAAGGGACTGAACTGAAAGAAGAAGCGGAGGGTGCTATAGAAAAGGCTCCAGAGTATTTTGAAGAACTGAAAGGCGAAGCTTCTAATAAACTTGCTGATACTTTGGCTATGCTAAAAGAAAAGTTTCCTGAGGCAGAAGAGATGCTAAAAGATATTATTGGCGGAACTAAACCCAAAACAACCTAA
- a CDS encoding MBL fold metallo-hydrolase, producing MIFLAIAAILVLIIAGTAIFMNFHPVFGVKPSAEKLENYKKSVNFKDGLFMNATETIMEMGTWEAVKMIPEYLNKEGREPKVDLPVQKIDSLAIQNRIGDSTQITWFGHSSFLLEMDSLKILLDPMLGATPSPVAMLGSKRYSKELPIEIANLPEIDLVVFSHDHYDHLDYESILLLKDKVKQFYVPLGLGSHLEKWGVSPEKIKEFDWWEEADFKGLKLACTPARHFSGRGIGDRFTTLWASWVIKGKEDNIYFSGDSGYGPHFKEIGQKYGPFNFSMMECGQYNERWDNIHMMPEETVQASIDIKAEQMMPIHWGAFTLALHPWQESVERATAAAEKMNVRMVLPQIGQTISINHKPLPNERWWEKYL from the coding sequence ATGATATTCCTCGCAATTGCCGCCATACTGGTTTTGATTATAGCTGGCACAGCTATTTTTATGAACTTCCATCCCGTTTTTGGGGTAAAACCAAGTGCTGAGAAGCTAGAAAACTATAAAAAATCTGTCAACTTTAAAGACGGCCTTTTTATGAACGCTACCGAAACTATTATGGAAATGGGTACTTGGGAAGCTGTCAAGATGATTCCTGAATACTTAAACAAAGAAGGACGCGAGCCCAAAGTTGACCTACCGGTTCAAAAAATAGACTCTTTAGCTATTCAAAATAGAATAGGTGATAGCACACAAATAACTTGGTTTGGCCATTCCTCTTTTCTTTTAGAAATGGACAGCCTTAAAATATTACTTGACCCCATGCTCGGAGCCACCCCATCTCCAGTAGCCATGTTAGGCTCTAAAAGATATAGCAAAGAGTTACCAATTGAAATTGCCAATCTTCCAGAAATAGACCTCGTAGTTTTTTCTCATGACCATTACGACCACCTGGATTATGAGTCCATTCTACTTTTGAAAGACAAAGTAAAACAGTTTTATGTACCATTGGGTTTAGGAAGCCATTTAGAAAAGTGGGGCGTCTCTCCAGAAAAAATAAAGGAATTTGATTGGTGGGAAGAAGCCGATTTCAAAGGCTTAAAACTAGCTTGTACACCAGCAAGACATTTTTCTGGAAGAGGAATTGGTGACCGATTCACTACCCTTTGGGCTTCATGGGTGATTAAAGGAAAAGAAGACAATATTTACTTTAGTGGTGACAGCGGTTATGGCCCTCACTTCAAAGAAATTGGTCAAAAGTACGGCCCATTTAATTTTTCCATGATGGAATGTGGTCAATATAACGAACGCTGGGATAACATTCATATGATGCCAGAAGAGACCGTTCAGGCAAGTATAGACATTAAAGCAGAGCAAATGATGCCTATTCACTGGGGAGCTTTTACACTAGCCCTTCATCCATGGCAAGAGTCTGTAGAAAGAGCTACTGCCGCAGCCGAAAAAATGAATGTAAGAATGGTTTTACCGCAAATTGGCCAAACCATATCTATTAATCATAAACCATTACCTAATGAAAGATGGTGGGAGAAATACCTTTAA
- a CDS encoding RagB/SusD family nutrient uptake outer membrane protein — protein sequence MILSIIILFSTVSCSEFLDEVAPSNLSPESFYQIPDHAEAALASVYADMRYMGYGAGIFSSNWQLLEALSGTSTTETAQNSDLNNLYGLVHDGNTGHVVNYWNGVYKVIAQANQVIAKVPDITPMDEAQKTRILGEARFLRATAYFTAVRLWGDVPLITEPQTASSEDFLPARTSQEEVYSLIESDLKIAEAAGLPWMDASGRVSLAAVKAQLARVYLTMAGFPLQKGASHYQLAASKSKEVIDYANGNVSIGLFSTYGEVHQENLKNTVEHLFMLQYNNVVASNPMDNMYPNFKPVTYNGPSGTGSTVPTPAFYNSFEDGDLRTKNQEGYFYNTYYTNGSGEEFDLGAPYIFKHFNTASNGTKDNPGSRNNNLNVPQIRYAEVLLLFAEAQNELGGPTQEAYDALKEIRDRATLATPALGEYNQSSFREAVWKERWHELCYEQITWFDMVRLRKAYNENTDGFDAFVGHVNLSSNQALQEKHLLLPLGTQEMLNNPNLKPQNPGYPG from the coding sequence ATGATACTTAGTATTATCATTTTATTCAGTACCGTGAGCTGCTCTGAATTTCTGGATGAGGTGGCTCCCTCAAACTTAAGCCCAGAAAGTTTTTACCAAATACCTGACCATGCTGAGGCGGCTCTTGCTTCAGTTTATGCTGATATGCGTTACATGGGATATGGTGCTGGTATCTTCTCTTCAAACTGGCAACTTTTAGAAGCACTTTCTGGTACTTCTACCACTGAAACTGCTCAAAACTCAGACTTGAACAACCTATATGGTTTAGTACATGATGGTAACACCGGACACGTAGTTAACTACTGGAATGGCGTTTATAAAGTCATAGCACAAGCAAATCAAGTAATAGCTAAAGTTCCGGATATTACACCAATGGATGAAGCTCAGAAAACTAGAATATTGGGCGAAGCCCGTTTCTTAAGAGCTACTGCATATTTCACGGCTGTAAGACTATGGGGTGATGTTCCTTTAATAACAGAACCTCAAACGGCTTCCTCTGAAGACTTCTTACCAGCTAGAACTTCTCAAGAAGAAGTTTATAGCCTGATAGAGTCAGACTTAAAAATAGCAGAAGCAGCAGGACTTCCATGGATGGATGCTAGCGGAAGAGTATCTCTAGCGGCGGTAAAAGCTCAGTTAGCTCGTGTATACTTAACCATGGCGGGTTTTCCACTTCAGAAAGGAGCTTCGCATTATCAACTAGCTGCTTCAAAGTCTAAAGAAGTTATTGATTATGCTAATGGTAACGTCTCTATTGGTCTGTTTTCTACTTATGGAGAAGTACACCAAGAGAACCTAAAGAACACTGTAGAACACCTTTTTATGCTTCAGTATAATAATGTGGTAGCTAGCAACCCAATGGACAACATGTACCCTAACTTTAAGCCTGTAACCTATAATGGGCCATCAGGAACGGGTAGTACTGTACCTACGCCAGCTTTTTATAACTCTTTCGAGGATGGAGATTTAAGAACTAAAAATCAGGAAGGCTATTTCTATAACACTTACTATACAAACGGTAGTGGAGAAGAGTTTGATTTAGGTGCTCCTTATATTTTCAAACACTTTAACACCGCTTCAAACGGAACAAAGGATAATCCAGGTTCAAGAAATAATAACCTGAACGTTCCTCAAATAAGATATGCAGAAGTGCTATTATTATTTGCTGAGGCTCAAAACGAACTAGGAGGACCTACGCAGGAAGCATATGATGCATTAAAGGAAATTAGAGATAGAGCTACCTTAGCTACCCCTGCATTAGGTGAGTACAATCAAAGCTCATTCAGAGAGGCTGTATGGAAAGAAAGATGGCATGAGCTATGCTATGAGCAAATCACTTGGTTTGACATGGTTAGACTAAGAAAAGCCTATAATGAAAATACAGATGGTTTTGATGCATTTGTAGGTCACGTTAACTTGAGTTCTAACCAAGCTCTTCAAGAAAAACATCTTCTACTTCCTCTTGGAACGCAAGAAATGTTAAACAACCCGAATTTGAAACCTCAAAACCCGGGGTATCCAGGATAG